Below is a genomic region from Vibrio cortegadensis.
CTTCAGCAGCTTCAATAGAAACAGTAAAGTTAGTTGTGTATTGAGCATTATTATCTTGAACCATTGGCGGTAATCCAAGACGCTCACAACGCTCTTTTGTCATAGTTAGACAGATCAAACCGCGACCATACATTGCCATGAAGTTAATTGCTTCAGGGGTAATATGTTCCGCTGCCATGATTAAATCGCCTTCGTTTTCACGATCTTCGTCATCCATCAGGATAACCATTTTACCGAGGCGAATATCTTCAATAATTTCTTGAGGCGTACTAATTGGCATTATGTTGTTCCTATTTTATTAGGCGCTAGGTGTTGAGACTCTAGGCTTACATCTACGGTGATCATGAAAGTCTACTGTAATCATGAAAATCTTCGGTAATTCTAAAAGAGTGTAGGAGAAGCTCCCTTTACTTTTTCATTGAATCAAGCAAATCCATTTTGTTGCAAAAATTCCATCGTTAAACGAGATTCCGGTTGTTCTTCTTGTTGTCCTTGAAGTAGACGCTCCATATAACGAGCAAGCACATCTACTTCTAAATTAACTTTTCTGCCGACCTGAAAATCATCAATCGTCGTCTCTTCTGAGGTGTGAGGTACGATAGTTAATTTGAATGCATTTTTACGTAGAGCATTAACCGTTAAGCTAATTCCATCTACGGTAATAGAGCCTTTCTGAGCAACGTATTTTGCAATATCTGCTGGCATGTTGACCCAAAATTCAATCGAACGTCCGACATGATTTCGCTCTACAATTTCACCAACACCATCCACATGGCCTGAAACAATATGACCACCAAAGCGGGTTGTCGGTAACATCGCTTTTTCAAGATTAACCTTATCGCCAGCTTGGTATTGAGCAAAACCTGTTTTTTTCAATGTTTCAAGTGAGAGGTCGGCGGTATAACTGCAAGCATCAAATTTTACAACCGTCAGACAAACGCCATTAGTCGCGATACTATCGCCTAAATTAACGTCTGACATATCTAACTTATCAGCATTAACTGTAATGCTAATGTCTTCCCCTTTTGGGGTGATAGCCGCCAATGTTCCGACAGCTTCTACGATTCCTGTAAACATATGATTCCTATGAATATCATCTATTTGTTTTCTTTCAATACAGGCTTAGCAATTAAGCGAATATCTTGACCCACTTGGCGAACATCTTGAATATCAAGCTCAATCACTTGCGACATACATTCTAAGCCGAGCGCTCCGATTAAGCCTCTGCCATCGCTTCCCATGAGTTTAGGTGCTAAATAAACGATCAACTCATCAACTAAACCATTAACGAGCAACTGTCCGGCCAGAGTCGCCCCAGCTTCAACCCACACGTGATTGATATTATGCTGCTCCGCTAACTGTGACATCAACTCAGCTAAATCCAGTTGATGACCCGTCTCCGTTAGGTTGATATCCGACCCTTCAGAGCCAACTCTCAGCACTTCACCTTGAGTTTGAAACAGATTAAGATCTTCGGTCAACTGATGCTGCCTATCAAGAATCACGCGAATAGGCTGCCTAACCACACTCTTCTGAGCTTGAGAGTTCACCTCATCACTTAGCTTAAGTACATCGCTAGGTTTCAGTAAAGCTCTAGGTTTTAGTAAAGCACTAGGTTTTAGGCCATAGCGAGACTGAACACTGCAAGGTAAGTAATCCCATCGCACATTCAACGAAGCATTATCGTCAATCACCGTCTTACTGGTTGAGAGAATAGCGCCAGACATAGCACGGAAAGTCTGAACATCTTGTCTTGCTTGAGGAGAAGTGATCCACTGGCTTTTACCATTGTTTAATGCGGTTTGTCCGTCTAAGCTCGCCGCCATTTTTAATTGAACAAATGGCATACCCGTTTGCATTTTTTTGATAAACGCGGGATTCAAAGCTTTCGCATCGACTTCTAATAAACCGACTTCAACGTCAATTCCAGCATCACGTAGCATTTGAATACCACGGCCAGAAACTTGAGGATTTGGATCTTGCATTGCACAGATAACTTTCGCGACTTTCGCTTTTATCAAGCCTTCAGCACAAGGTGGCGTTCGGCCATAGTGCGAACATGGCTCTAAAGTGACATAAGCCGTGGCTCCCACCGCTTTTTCACCCGCCATTCGTAAGGCATGAACTTCAGCATGAGGCTCACCCGCTTTTAGGTGAAAACCCTCTCCAACGATTTCGCCGTCACGCGCAATCACACAGCCGACATTAGGGTTCGGTGCCGTGGTATAAATGCCACGCTTGGCAAGCTCAAGCGCACGCACCATAAATTGGTAATCTAGAGGAGTGAAATTAGACATAACGGTTAGTCTTCTAGCTTGGCAATTTCTTCGCCAAACTCTCGAATATCTTCAAAACTACGATAAACAGACGCAAAACGAATATAAGCCACTTTGTCTAAGACTTTAAGCTGTTCCATCACTAAGTTACCGATAAGGTCACTCGGAACCTCTCGCTCACCCGTTGCTCTCAGCTGAGATTTAATCGTACTGATTGCTAACTCAATCGAATCAGCACTGACTGGGCGTTTTTCTAGTGCGCGCTGTACTCCGCCCACCATTTTATCTTCATTAAATGGTTCACGGTTGCCATTTGATTTGATCACTTTAGGCATCACAAGCTCAGCACTTTCAAAAGTAGTGAAACGTTCACTACACGCTAAGCACTGGCGTCTACGACGAACTTGGTGACCGTCTGCGACTAAGCGCGAATCAATCACTTTAGTGTCATTTTCTGAACAAAAAGGACAATGCATATCACCTCCAATTAATTGGCATCAGTGTAACGGAATTGGGACAGGGAGTGAATGAAGAAGTCGATAGTTAGGCCGAGATTTGCCGAATAATGGTGCGTATATTGCGTTTTTCATATCAAATACGCAAACGCTTCACTCAAGAACTTAGGATAGAGATGGGATCTCCCCAATTCTAACCAAAACTCTATATGTGAAGCGTTTCATTATAGAGGCATCTCTGCCTAACGTTACGCGCTATGGACGAACCAAGTAATTCGCTTTACCTACCCATTTATAGCTGGTGAGTTCTTCCAGTCCCATCGGACCACGAGCATGCAGTTTCTGAGTCGACACTGCAACCTCAGCCCCTAAACCAAATTGAGCGCCATCGGTAAATCGTGTTGAAGCATTCACATAAACCGCCGCAGAACCTACCGAATTAATAAACAATTCCGCATTCGTTAAGCTGTTGGTCATGATGGCATCAGAGTGACTCGCATTGTGAATACGCATGTGATCGATCGCCTCTTTCACACCCGATACCACTTTAATGCCCAAAGTGTAACTGAGCCATTCAGTATCAAAATCACCATCAATCACATCACGTAATTGCAGTTCAGCATCCGTTTTCACCGTCTCGCTTAATAATGACTTTGCTTTCTCTTCGACCACAAACTCAACTTTACCACTCAAGCGTTTCGCTAACATTGGCAGAAAATCAACGGCAATGGATTCGTGCACCAGCAGCGTATCTAATGAGTTACATGCAGATGGGCGCTGTGCTTTCGAGTTTTCGACTACATCAACTGATTTTTCTAAATCTGCACTCTCGTCGACAAAGATATGGCTGATACCAAAACCGCCAATGATGACAGGAATGGTGCTGTTCTCTTTACACATTTTATGCAGACCAGCGCCGCCGCGTGGAATGATCATATCCACATAGTCATCCAATTTAAGCAGTTGTGACACTAATTCACGATCAGGTTTTTCAATGTATTGCACAGAAGCTGCTGGTAATTGTGCTTTTTCTAAAGCTGATTGAATGACTTTAACCAGCTCCATATTTGAGAAAAAGGTCTCTTTACCACCACGCAAAATACTCGCATTACCGGTTTTCAGACACAACGCCGCGATATCAATCGTCACGTTTGGGCGAGCTTCGTAAATCACGCCAACCACACCCAGTGGTACTCGACGTCGCGACAATGACATGCCGTTTTCTAATACTTTACTGTCGATTTCACTGCCAACAGGATCGTTTAAGCTAATAACATTACGTACATCGTTAGCGATACCCGTTAAACGCTCTTCGTTCAGCATCAGTCGATCAAGCAGAGCATCGGTTAGCCCTGCATTGCGTCCAAGTTCAATATCTTTTGCATTCGCGGCTAAAATGGCCGCTGAATTGATTTCAAGTTCATCAGCAATCGTTGCTAATGCTTGGTTTTTTTGTGCCGTCGATGCGGTTGATAAATGGAAAGCCGCCTCTTTTGCCGCTATGCCCATATTTTGTAAGCTAGTCACGTTGAACGCTCCCTAAATTCGTTTAAATCGTTAATCTTGAATAACCACGAGGTCGTCACGGTGAATAACTTCTGAGCCATAGTCATAACCCAAAATCAAACCGATATCTTTACTGTGTTTACCGACAATTTTTGCTAAATCTTGATTGGAGTAACTCGAAATACCACGGGCGATAAGCTGACCTTTCGTGTTGGTCACTCGTGCGACTTCACCACGTGCGAATTGTCCGCTCACCTCCACCACGCCTTTAGCAAGCAAGCTACTGCCCTTTTCAACCACAGCGCTTACCGCACCATCATCAATAACAATATCTCCAGAAGCCGCTGGGCCCGCTAAGATCCAACGTTTGCGGTTTTCTAACGCTTCCGCTAAAGGCAAGAATCGAGTACCTTGAGGCTCATCGCTCAATGAATCAAAAATGACATTTTCTGCACTACCCGCAGCAATGATCACTTCGATTCCTGCTCGGCGTGCAATATCGGCAGCTTGAAGTTTAGTTGCCATTCCGCCCGTGCCTAATGTGCTTCCGCTACCACCTGCGATTTGACGCAACGTTTCATCAATGGTGGTCACTTCACGGATAAGTTCTGCATTCGGATTACTTCTTGGATCCGCCGTAAACAACCCGCGTTGATCCGTCAGCAGAAGCAGTTTATCGGCACCGCACAAAATCCCAACCAAAGCAGACAAATTATCGTTGTCACCAACCTTAATTTCATTCGTCGCCACGGCATCGTTCTCATTCACAATAGGAATGATGTCGTGATCGACTAAAGCATTAATGGTATCGCGAGCATTTAAAAATCGCTCACGATCATCAAGGTCCGCTCGTGTCAGTAGCATTTGGCCGATTTTCAGGCCGTAGATAGCAAAAAGTGATTCCCACGCTTGAATCAGCTGGCTCTGCCCTACTGCCGCAAGTAGTTGTTTACTTGCCATTGAGTTGGGGAGTGCGGGGTATCCTAGATGTTCACGTCCAGCCGCAATAGCACCAGACGATACCATTACAATTGAGTGCCCTTGCTTTTTAAGCTCCGCACATTGACGCACAAGCTCAACCATATGAGCTCGGTCAAGCGCTAACGTTCCACCAGTTAAAACACTAGTACCTAGTTTAACAACCACTGTCTTGGAGTGTGTTGTGTTCCCGCTTTTCTGATTCGTATTCATGGGTTCTTTTGAATTAAAAAACATATAAGAACCGTTGTTTTAACAATCAAACCATCAATTCACAAGTAGAAAAGGTGCTAATAAGCACCTTTTTGTTCTAAGAAGAAGTTAGTTGGGTAAAATCAGACAAATTCGGCCGAATCTGCGTGAATAGTCACTTCCAAGTCAA
It encodes:
- a CDS encoding riboflavin synthase produces the protein MFTGIVEAVGTLAAITPKGEDISITVNADKLDMSDVNLGDSIATNGVCLTVVKFDACSYTADLSLETLKKTGFAQYQAGDKVNLEKAMLPTTRFGGHIVSGHVDGVGEIVERNHVGRSIEFWVNMPADIAKYVAQKGSITVDGISLTVNALRKNAFKLTIVPHTSEETTIDDFQVGRKVNLEVDVLARYMERLLQGQQEEQPESRLTMEFLQQNGFA
- the ribD gene encoding bifunctional diaminohydroxyphosphoribosylaminopyrimidine deaminase/5-amino-6-(5-phosphoribosylamino)uracil reductase RibD, translating into MSNFTPLDYQFMVRALELAKRGIYTTAPNPNVGCVIARDGEIVGEGFHLKAGEPHAEVHALRMAGEKAVGATAYVTLEPCSHYGRTPPCAEGLIKAKVAKVICAMQDPNPQVSGRGIQMLRDAGIDVEVGLLEVDAKALNPAFIKKMQTGMPFVQLKMAASLDGQTALNNGKSQWITSPQARQDVQTFRAMSGAILSTSKTVIDDNASLNVRWDYLPCSVQSRYGLKPSALLKPRALLKPSDVLKLSDEVNSQAQKSVVRQPIRVILDRQHQLTEDLNLFQTQGEVLRVGSEGSDINLTETGHQLDLAELMSQLAEQHNINHVWVEAGATLAGQLLVNGLVDELIVYLAPKLMGSDGRGLIGALGLECMSQVIELDIQDVRQVGQDIRLIAKPVLKENK
- the nrdR gene encoding transcriptional regulator NrdR, which gives rise to MHCPFCSENDTKVIDSRLVADGHQVRRRRQCLACSERFTTFESAELVMPKVIKSNGNREPFNEDKMVGGVQRALEKRPVSADSIELAISTIKSQLRATGEREVPSDLIGNLVMEQLKVLDKVAYIRFASVYRSFEDIREFGEEIAKLED
- a CDS encoding glutamate-5-semialdehyde dehydrogenase; its protein translation is MGIAAKEAAFHLSTASTAQKNQALATIADELEINSAAILAANAKDIELGRNAGLTDALLDRLMLNEERLTGIANDVRNVISLNDPVGSEIDSKVLENGMSLSRRRVPLGVVGVIYEARPNVTIDIAALCLKTGNASILRGGKETFFSNMELVKVIQSALEKAQLPAASVQYIEKPDRELVSQLLKLDDYVDMIIPRGGAGLHKMCKENSTIPVIIGGFGISHIFVDESADLEKSVDVVENSKAQRPSACNSLDTLLVHESIAVDFLPMLAKRLSGKVEFVVEEKAKSLLSETVKTDAELQLRDVIDGDFDTEWLSYTLGIKVVSGVKEAIDHMRIHNASHSDAIMTNSLTNAELFINSVGSAAVYVNASTRFTDGAQFGLGAEVAVSTQKLHARGPMGLEELTSYKWVGKANYLVRP
- the proB gene encoding glutamate 5-kinase, producing MFFNSKEPMNTNQKSGNTTHSKTVVVKLGTSVLTGGTLALDRAHMVELVRQCAELKKQGHSIVMVSSGAIAAGREHLGYPALPNSMASKQLLAAVGQSQLIQAWESLFAIYGLKIGQMLLTRADLDDRERFLNARDTINALVDHDIIPIVNENDAVATNEIKVGDNDNLSALVGILCGADKLLLLTDQRGLFTADPRSNPNAELIREVTTIDETLRQIAGGSGSTLGTGGMATKLQAADIARRAGIEVIIAAGSAENVIFDSLSDEPQGTRFLPLAEALENRKRWILAGPAASGDIVIDDGAVSAVVEKGSSLLAKGVVEVSGQFARGEVARVTNTKGQLIARGISSYSNQDLAKIVGKHSKDIGLILGYDYGSEVIHRDDLVVIQD